In Apis cerana isolate GH-2021 linkage group LG5, AcerK_1.0, whole genome shotgun sequence, a single genomic region encodes these proteins:
- the LOC107997582 gene encoding sodium/potassium-transporting ATPase subunit alpha isoform X19: protein MGDKSRRKNPKRRTDNLEDLKQELDIDFHKITPEELYQRFQTHPENGLSHAKAKENLERDGPNSLTPPKQTPEWVKFCKNLFGGFALLLWIGAILCFIAYSIQASTSEDPNDDNLYLGIVLAAVVIVTGIFSYYQESKSSKIMESFKNMVPQIAIVIREGEKLTLKAEELVLGDVVEVKFGDRIPADIRIIESRGFKVDNSSLTGESEPQSRSPEFTNENPLETKNLAFFSTNAVEGTAKGVVICCGDQTVMGRIAGLASGLDTGETPIAKEIHHFIHLITGVAVFLGVTFFIIAFILGYHWLDAVIFLIGIIVANVPEGLLATVTVCLTLTAKRMASKNCLVKNLEAVETLGSTSTICSDKTGTLTQNRMTVAHMWFDNQIIEADTTEDQSGLQYDRTSPGFKALAKIATLCNRAEFKAGQEDKPILKREVNGDASEAALLKCMELALGDVMGIRKRNKKVCEIPFNSTNKYQVSIHESDNPDDPRHLLVMKGAPERILDRCSTIFIGGKEKVLDEEMKEAFNNAYLELGGLGERVLGFCDYILPSDKFPIGFKFNCDDPNFPVDGLRFVGLMSMIDPPRAAVPDAVAKCRSAGIKVIMVTGDHPITAKAIAKSVGIISEGNETVEDIAQRLNIPVSEVNPREAKAAVIHGTELRELNSDQLDEILRYHTEIVFARTSPQQKLIIVEGCQRMGAIVAVTGDGVNDSPALKKADIGVAMGIAGSDVSKQAADMILLDDNFASIVTGVEEGRLIFDNLKKSIAYTLTSNIPEISPFLAFILCDIPLPLGTVTILCIDLGTDMVPAISLAYEEAESDIMKRHPRNPFTDKLVNESPLTFYSVMRCAYRRCLLPLLRLATF, encoded by the exons TCGCGGCGGAAGAATCCAAAGCGGAGGACGGACAATTTAGAGGACCTGAAACAGGAGTTGGACATTGACTTCCACAAAATTACACCCGAGGAACTGTATCAAAGGTTTCAGACGCACCCCGAAAAC GGCCTCAGCCACGCGAAGGCGAAAGAGAACCTGGAGAGGGACGGTCCAAACTCGCTGACGCCACCGAAACAAACGCCGGAGTGGGTGAAATTCTGTAAAAATCTGTTCGGCGGTTTCGCGTTGCTGCTGTGGATCGGCGCGATCCTCTGCTTCATCGCGTACTCGATCCAAGCGTCGACGAGCGAGGATCCGAACGACGACAATCTGTACCTGGGCATCGTGTTGGCGGCGGTCGTGATAGTGACGGGTATATTCTCGTATTACCAGGAGAGCAAGTCGAGCAAGATCATGGAATCGTTCAAGAACATGGTACCCCAAATCGCGATCGTGATCAGGGAAGGCGAGAAACTGACGTTGAAGGCAGAGGAGTTGGTGCTCGGGGACGTGGTCGAGGTAAAATTCGGGGATCGTATACCGGCCGACATCCGCATCATCGAGTCAAGGGGATTCAAAGTGGACAACAGCTCGTTAACGGGCGAATCCGAGCCCCAATCGAGATCCCCGGAGTTCACGAACGAGAACCCGCTGGAGACGAAGAACCTCGCCTTCTTCTCGACCAACGCCGTCGAAGGCACCGCGAAGGGGGTGGTGATCTGCTGTGGCGATCAGACAGTGATGGGAAGGATTGCCGGCCTGGCATCCGGCCTTGATACTGGTGAAACGCCGATCGCTAAGGAGATTCATCATTTCATCCACCTGATCACGGGGGTAGCCGTATTCCTCGGTGTAACCTTCTTCATAATAGCCTTCATTCTCGGTTATCACTGGCTCGACGCTGTCATCTTCCTGATCGGTATCATCGTCGCCAACGTGCCGGAGGGTTTGCTGGCCACCGTCACCGTGTGCCTCACGCTCACCGCCAAACGGATGGCGTCCAAGAATTGCCTGGTGAAGAACCTCGAGGCGGTGGAGACGTTGGGCTCGACCTCGACCATCTGCTCGGACAAGACGGGCACCCTCACCCAGAATCGTATGACCGTTGCCCACATGTGGTTCGACAACCAGATCATCGAGGCCGACACCACCGAGGATCAATCCGGACTGCAATACGATCGCACGAGCCCCGGCTTCAAGGCGCTGGCCAAGATCGCCACGCTGTGCAACCGTGCCGAGTTCAAGGCCGGCCAGGAGGACAAGCCGATCCTGAAGAGGGAGGTGAACGGCGACGCGTCCGAGGCGGCCCTGTTGAAGTGCATGGAGCTCGCGCTGGGCGACGTGATGGGCATAAGGAAGCGGAACAAGAAAGTGTGCGAGATACCGTTCAACTCGACCAACAAGTACCAGGTCTCGATCCACGAGTCGGACAATCCGGACGACCCCAGGCACCTGCTCGTGATGAAGGGAGCGCCGGAGAGGATTCTCGACCGCTGCTCCACCATATTCATCGGCGGGAAGGAGAAGGTGCTCGACGAGGAGATGAAGGAGGCGTTCAACAACGCTTACCTCGAGCTCGGCGGCCTTGGTGAACGCGTGCTCGGTTTCTGCGACTACATACTGCCGTCCGACAAATTCCCGATCGGCTTCAAGTTCAACTGCGACGACCCGAACTTCCCGGTAGACGGACTCCGCTTTGTGGGCCTCATGTCTATGATCGACCCGCCCAGGGCTGCGGTGCCCGACGCGGTCGCCAAGTGCCGTTCAGCCGGCATCAAGGTCATCATGGTAACCGGTGACCATCCGATCACTGCCAAAGCCATTGCCAAATCGGTCGGCATCATCTCCGAAG GTAACGAGACCGTCGAGGACATTGCTCAACGGTTGAATATCCCCGTATCCGAAGTCAATCCTCGCGAGGCCAAAGCCGCCGTCATCCACGGAACCGAACTCAGGGAACTGAACTCCGACCAACTGGACGAGATCCTCAGGTACCACACCGAAATTGTGTTCGCCCGTACCTCGCCTCAGCAGAAGCTCATCATCGTCGAAGGCTGCCAGCGAATGGGCGCTATCGTCGCTGTGACCG GCGACGGCGTGAACGACTCCCCCGCGTTGAAGAAGGCAGACATAGGCGTGGCAATGGGTATCGCTGGCTCCGACGTGTCCAAGCAGGCGGCCGACATGATTCTTCTCGACGACAACTTCGCCTCGATCGTGACCGGTGTCGAGGAGGGCCGGTTGATCTTCGACAACCTGAAGAAATCCATCGCGTACACCCTCACCTCGAACATACCCGAGATCTCACCCTTCCTGGCGTTCATCCTTTGCGACATCCCTCTGCCCCTCGGCACCGTCACCATTCTCTGCATCGATCTGGGAACGGACATG GTGCCAGCCATCTCACTTGCCTACGAGGAGGCAGAGAGCGATATTATGAAGCGACATCCACGAAACCCCTTCACTGACAAGCTAGTTAACGAAAG
- the LOC107997582 gene encoding sodium/potassium-transporting ATPase subunit alpha isoform X16 produces MASKGKLATEHGRSDSYRVATLPKIRDDNKTADGMYKSRRKNPKRRTDNLEDLKQELDIDFHKITPEELYQRFQTHPENGLSHAKAKENLERDGPNSLTPPKQTPEWVKFCKNLFGGFALLLWIGAILCFIAYSIQASTSEDPNDDNLYLGIVLAAVVIVTGIFSYYQESKSSKIMESFKNMVPQIAIVIREGEKLTLKAEELVLGDVVEVKFGDRIPADIRIIESRGFKVDNSSLTGESEPQSRSPEFTNENPLETKNLAFFSTNAVEGTAKGVVICCGDQTVMGRIAGLASGLDTGETPIAKEIHHFIHLITGVAVFLGVTFFIIAFILGYHWLDAVIFLIGIIVANVPEGLLATVTVCLTLTAKRMASKNCLVKNLEAVETLGSTSTICSDKTGTLTQNRMTVAHMWFDNQIIEADTTEDQSGLQYDRTSPGFKALAKIATLCNRAEFKAGQEDKPILKREVNGDASEAALLKCMELALGDVMGIRKRNKKVCEIPFNSTNKYQVSIHESDNPDDPRHLLVMKGAPERILDRCSTIFIGGKEKVLDEEMKEAFNNAYLELGGLGERVLGFCDYILPSDKFPIGFKFNCDDPNFPVDGLRFVGLMSMIDPPRAAVPDAVAKCRSAGIKVIMVTGDHPITAKAIAKSVGIISEGNETVEDIAQRLNIPVSEVNPREAKAAVIHGTELRELNSDQLDEILRYHTEIVFARTSPQQKLIIVEGCQRMGAIVAVTGDGVNDSPALKKADIGVAMGIAGSDVSKQAADMILLDDNFASIVTGVEEGRLIFDNLKKSIAYTLTSNIPEISPFLAFILCDIPLPLGTVTILCIDLGTDMVPAISLAYEEAESDIMKRHPRNPFTDKLVNESPLTFYSVMRCAYRRCLLPLLRLATF; encoded by the exons TCGCGGCGGAAGAATCCAAAGCGGAGGACGGACAATTTAGAGGACCTGAAACAGGAGTTGGACATTGACTTCCACAAAATTACACCCGAGGAACTGTATCAAAGGTTTCAGACGCACCCCGAAAAC GGCCTCAGCCACGCGAAGGCGAAAGAGAACCTGGAGAGGGACGGTCCAAACTCGCTGACGCCACCGAAACAAACGCCGGAGTGGGTGAAATTCTGTAAAAATCTGTTCGGCGGTTTCGCGTTGCTGCTGTGGATCGGCGCGATCCTCTGCTTCATCGCGTACTCGATCCAAGCGTCGACGAGCGAGGATCCGAACGACGACAATCTGTACCTGGGCATCGTGTTGGCGGCGGTCGTGATAGTGACGGGTATATTCTCGTATTACCAGGAGAGCAAGTCGAGCAAGATCATGGAATCGTTCAAGAACATGGTACCCCAAATCGCGATCGTGATCAGGGAAGGCGAGAAACTGACGTTGAAGGCAGAGGAGTTGGTGCTCGGGGACGTGGTCGAGGTAAAATTCGGGGATCGTATACCGGCCGACATCCGCATCATCGAGTCAAGGGGATTCAAAGTGGACAACAGCTCGTTAACGGGCGAATCCGAGCCCCAATCGAGATCCCCGGAGTTCACGAACGAGAACCCGCTGGAGACGAAGAACCTCGCCTTCTTCTCGACCAACGCCGTCGAAGGCACCGCGAAGGGGGTGGTGATCTGCTGTGGCGATCAGACAGTGATGGGAAGGATTGCCGGCCTGGCATCCGGCCTTGATACTGGTGAAACGCCGATCGCTAAGGAGATTCATCATTTCATCCACCTGATCACGGGGGTAGCCGTATTCCTCGGTGTAACCTTCTTCATAATAGCCTTCATTCTCGGTTATCACTGGCTCGACGCTGTCATCTTCCTGATCGGTATCATCGTCGCCAACGTGCCGGAGGGTTTGCTGGCCACCGTCACCGTGTGCCTCACGCTCACCGCCAAACGGATGGCGTCCAAGAATTGCCTGGTGAAGAACCTCGAGGCGGTGGAGACGTTGGGCTCGACCTCGACCATCTGCTCGGACAAGACGGGCACCCTCACCCAGAATCGTATGACCGTTGCCCACATGTGGTTCGACAACCAGATCATCGAGGCCGACACCACCGAGGATCAATCCGGACTGCAATACGATCGCACGAGCCCCGGCTTCAAGGCGCTGGCCAAGATCGCCACGCTGTGCAACCGTGCCGAGTTCAAGGCCGGCCAGGAGGACAAGCCGATCCTGAAGAGGGAGGTGAACGGCGACGCGTCCGAGGCGGCCCTGTTGAAGTGCATGGAGCTCGCGCTGGGCGACGTGATGGGCATAAGGAAGCGGAACAAGAAAGTGTGCGAGATACCGTTCAACTCGACCAACAAGTACCAGGTCTCGATCCACGAGTCGGACAATCCGGACGACCCCAGGCACCTGCTCGTGATGAAGGGAGCGCCGGAGAGGATTCTCGACCGCTGCTCCACCATATTCATCGGCGGGAAGGAGAAGGTGCTCGACGAGGAGATGAAGGAGGCGTTCAACAACGCTTACCTCGAGCTCGGCGGCCTTGGTGAACGCGTGCTCGGTTTCTGCGACTACATACTGCCGTCCGACAAATTCCCGATCGGCTTCAAGTTCAACTGCGACGACCCGAACTTCCCGGTAGACGGACTCCGCTTTGTGGGCCTCATGTCTATGATCGACCCGCCCAGGGCTGCGGTGCCCGACGCGGTCGCCAAGTGCCGTTCAGCCGGCATCAAGGTCATCATGGTAACCGGTGACCATCCGATCACTGCCAAAGCCATTGCCAAATCGGTCGGCATCATCTCCGAAG GTAACGAGACCGTCGAGGACATTGCTCAACGGTTGAATATCCCCGTATCCGAAGTCAATCCTCGCGAGGCCAAAGCCGCCGTCATCCACGGAACCGAACTCAGGGAACTGAACTCCGACCAACTGGACGAGATCCTCAGGTACCACACCGAAATTGTGTTCGCCCGTACCTCGCCTCAGCAGAAGCTCATCATCGTCGAAGGCTGCCAGCGAATGGGCGCTATCGTCGCTGTGACCG GCGACGGCGTGAACGACTCCCCCGCGTTGAAGAAGGCAGACATAGGCGTGGCAATGGGTATCGCTGGCTCCGACGTGTCCAAGCAGGCGGCCGACATGATTCTTCTCGACGACAACTTCGCCTCGATCGTGACCGGTGTCGAGGAGGGCCGGTTGATCTTCGACAACCTGAAGAAATCCATCGCGTACACCCTCACCTCGAACATACCCGAGATCTCACCCTTCCTGGCGTTCATCCTTTGCGACATCCCTCTGCCCCTCGGCACCGTCACCATTCTCTGCATCGATCTGGGAACGGACATG GTGCCAGCCATCTCACTTGCCTACGAGGAGGCAGAGAGCGATATTATGAAGCGACATCCACGAAACCCCTTCACTGACAAGCTAGTTAACGAAAG
- the LOC107997582 gene encoding sodium/potassium-transporting ATPase subunit alpha isoform X17 produces MGDKHGRSDSYRVATLPKIRDDNKTADGMYKSRRKNPKRRTDNLEDLKQELDIDFHKITPEELYQRFQTHPENGLSHAKAKENLERDGPNSLTPPKQTPEWVKFCKNLFGGFALLLWIGAILCFIAYSIQASTSEDPNDDNLYLGIVLAAVVIVTGIFSYYQESKSSKIMESFKNMVPQIAIVIREGEKLTLKAEELVLGDVVEVKFGDRIPADIRIIESRGFKVDNSSLTGESEPQSRSPEFTNENPLETKNLAFFSTNAVEGTAKGVVICCGDQTVMGRIAGLASGLDTGETPIAKEIHHFIHLITGVAVFLGVTFFIIAFILGYHWLDAVIFLIGIIVANVPEGLLATVTVCLTLTAKRMASKNCLVKNLEAVETLGSTSTICSDKTGTLTQNRMTVAHMWFDNQIIEADTTEDQSGLQYDRTSPGFKALAKIATLCNRAEFKAGQEDKPILKREVNGDASEAALLKCMELALGDVMGIRKRNKKVCEIPFNSTNKYQVSIHESDNPDDPRHLLVMKGAPERILDRCSTIFIGGKEKVLDEEMKEAFNNAYLELGGLGERVLGFCDYILPSDKFPIGFKFNCDDPNFPVDGLRFVGLMSMIDPPRAAVPDAVAKCRSAGIKVIMVTGDHPITAKAIAKSVGIISEGNETVEDIAQRLNIPVSEVNPREAKAAVIHGTELRELNSDQLDEILRYHTEIVFARTSPQQKLIIVEGCQRMGAIVAVTGDGVNDSPALKKADIGVAMGIAGSDVSKQAADMILLDDNFASIVTGVEEGRLIFDNLKKSIAYTLTSNIPEISPFLAFILCDIPLPLGTVTILCIDLGTDMVPAISLAYEEAESDIMKRHPRNPFTDKLVNESPLTFYSVMRCAYRRCLLPLLRLATF; encoded by the exons TCGCGGCGGAAGAATCCAAAGCGGAGGACGGACAATTTAGAGGACCTGAAACAGGAGTTGGACATTGACTTCCACAAAATTACACCCGAGGAACTGTATCAAAGGTTTCAGACGCACCCCGAAAAC GGCCTCAGCCACGCGAAGGCGAAAGAGAACCTGGAGAGGGACGGTCCAAACTCGCTGACGCCACCGAAACAAACGCCGGAGTGGGTGAAATTCTGTAAAAATCTGTTCGGCGGTTTCGCGTTGCTGCTGTGGATCGGCGCGATCCTCTGCTTCATCGCGTACTCGATCCAAGCGTCGACGAGCGAGGATCCGAACGACGACAATCTGTACCTGGGCATCGTGTTGGCGGCGGTCGTGATAGTGACGGGTATATTCTCGTATTACCAGGAGAGCAAGTCGAGCAAGATCATGGAATCGTTCAAGAACATGGTACCCCAAATCGCGATCGTGATCAGGGAAGGCGAGAAACTGACGTTGAAGGCAGAGGAGTTGGTGCTCGGGGACGTGGTCGAGGTAAAATTCGGGGATCGTATACCGGCCGACATCCGCATCATCGAGTCAAGGGGATTCAAAGTGGACAACAGCTCGTTAACGGGCGAATCCGAGCCCCAATCGAGATCCCCGGAGTTCACGAACGAGAACCCGCTGGAGACGAAGAACCTCGCCTTCTTCTCGACCAACGCCGTCGAAGGCACCGCGAAGGGGGTGGTGATCTGCTGTGGCGATCAGACAGTGATGGGAAGGATTGCCGGCCTGGCATCCGGCCTTGATACTGGTGAAACGCCGATCGCTAAGGAGATTCATCATTTCATCCACCTGATCACGGGGGTAGCCGTATTCCTCGGTGTAACCTTCTTCATAATAGCCTTCATTCTCGGTTATCACTGGCTCGACGCTGTCATCTTCCTGATCGGTATCATCGTCGCCAACGTGCCGGAGGGTTTGCTGGCCACCGTCACCGTGTGCCTCACGCTCACCGCCAAACGGATGGCGTCCAAGAATTGCCTGGTGAAGAACCTCGAGGCGGTGGAGACGTTGGGCTCGACCTCGACCATCTGCTCGGACAAGACGGGCACCCTCACCCAGAATCGTATGACCGTTGCCCACATGTGGTTCGACAACCAGATCATCGAGGCCGACACCACCGAGGATCAATCCGGACTGCAATACGATCGCACGAGCCCCGGCTTCAAGGCGCTGGCCAAGATCGCCACGCTGTGCAACCGTGCCGAGTTCAAGGCCGGCCAGGAGGACAAGCCGATCCTGAAGAGGGAGGTGAACGGCGACGCGTCCGAGGCGGCCCTGTTGAAGTGCATGGAGCTCGCGCTGGGCGACGTGATGGGCATAAGGAAGCGGAACAAGAAAGTGTGCGAGATACCGTTCAACTCGACCAACAAGTACCAGGTCTCGATCCACGAGTCGGACAATCCGGACGACCCCAGGCACCTGCTCGTGATGAAGGGAGCGCCGGAGAGGATTCTCGACCGCTGCTCCACCATATTCATCGGCGGGAAGGAGAAGGTGCTCGACGAGGAGATGAAGGAGGCGTTCAACAACGCTTACCTCGAGCTCGGCGGCCTTGGTGAACGCGTGCTCGGTTTCTGCGACTACATACTGCCGTCCGACAAATTCCCGATCGGCTTCAAGTTCAACTGCGACGACCCGAACTTCCCGGTAGACGGACTCCGCTTTGTGGGCCTCATGTCTATGATCGACCCGCCCAGGGCTGCGGTGCCCGACGCGGTCGCCAAGTGCCGTTCAGCCGGCATCAAGGTCATCATGGTAACCGGTGACCATCCGATCACTGCCAAAGCCATTGCCAAATCGGTCGGCATCATCTCCGAAG GTAACGAGACCGTCGAGGACATTGCTCAACGGTTGAATATCCCCGTATCCGAAGTCAATCCTCGCGAGGCCAAAGCCGCCGTCATCCACGGAACCGAACTCAGGGAACTGAACTCCGACCAACTGGACGAGATCCTCAGGTACCACACCGAAATTGTGTTCGCCCGTACCTCGCCTCAGCAGAAGCTCATCATCGTCGAAGGCTGCCAGCGAATGGGCGCTATCGTCGCTGTGACCG GCGACGGCGTGAACGACTCCCCCGCGTTGAAGAAGGCAGACATAGGCGTGGCAATGGGTATCGCTGGCTCCGACGTGTCCAAGCAGGCGGCCGACATGATTCTTCTCGACGACAACTTCGCCTCGATCGTGACCGGTGTCGAGGAGGGCCGGTTGATCTTCGACAACCTGAAGAAATCCATCGCGTACACCCTCACCTCGAACATACCCGAGATCTCACCCTTCCTGGCGTTCATCCTTTGCGACATCCCTCTGCCCCTCGGCACCGTCACCATTCTCTGCATCGATCTGGGAACGGACATG GTGCCAGCCATCTCACTTGCCTACGAGGAGGCAGAGAGCGATATTATGAAGCGACATCCACGAAACCCCTTCACTGACAAGCTAGTTAACGAAAG